aatcttgtacattacaatttgcaactagacggatgcactgtcactttcctctacagtcagaaatctgggtgttatattagacagcaaattgtcttttgaaaatcatatttcccatgttataaaactgcattcttccatcttagaaacagtgccaagctatgaaacatgttatctgtttctgatgcagaaaagctagttcatgcatttatgacctctagactggactattgtaatgcacttctaggtggttgtcctgcttcttcaataaacaagctacaggtagtccaaaatgcagcagctagagtccttacaaggtcaagaaaatatgatcatattaccccaattttacagtctctgcactggctacctattaagttccgtatcagttacaaattatcattacttacctataaggccctaaatggtttagctcctgcgtacctaactagccttctaccacgttacaatccatcatgctccctaaggtcacaaaacgctggacttttggtagttcctaggacagcaaagtccactaaaggaggtagagctttctcacatttggctcccaaactctggaatagccttcctgataatgtttggggttcagacacactctctctgtttaaatctaataatgtatcttttaaattgtgagtgtagttgcatctgatcaaatgtgcattcttattcattagcttgggttaaactaattttactttgtttgaTCAGCAGCtagctaatgatgtctctattttgtttctatgttttgcgtaactaggatttacacaagctccagtctggatccagaacacctgagaagagatgatgctgaccatcagaggaccccagatgatgctaaccctgaatcaacaaacagaactaacaaatattgctacaagtgtgactgcatcatataataattattaattaataatgttaataatattcatcgtctggctgactacgtcttgtattaatttttctaaaattcctgtcaaacgtgcacaaactgacagtcaccaccataagctactactaaatattgtggaaacataattttctgtaaagttgctttgtaacgatttgtattgtaaaaagcgctatacaaataaacttgaattgaattgattcaaatgattcgcgatcccgctccgaactcccgaaatgactcaaatgattcgcgaacccgctccgaactccagaactgattcaaataatttgcgatccccaaactgactcaaatgattcgtgaacccgctccgaactcccgaactgactcaaatgattcgcgaccccgctccgaactcacgagtcccgaactgactcaaatgattcgcaaacccgctccgaactctcgaattgattcaaatgatctgcgaagccgctccgaactcccgaactgattcaaatgatttgtgatcccccaaactgactcgaatgattcgcgaacccgctccggactcccgaactgactcaaatgattcgcgatcccgctccgaactcccgaactgattcaaatgattcgcgatccccgaactgactcaaatgattcgcgatcccgctccgaactcccgaactgactcaatctgcctagggcaccaactcccagaggggacaagttgttccaaaaaaaaaaaaatctttctccattctcccatccgcgctcgcaaccgctcgcacctcatgtttgcggctgaatgttcataattgatggatgaatccaatccagcgaagagaaaagaaaactaaaagtaaaaaaaaacaaaagacataaAGTTGGGACAAAAAAATtgagggaccgtctctaaagttacatgcgatattggtacacacttttctaacgtcagtagcatttgagcagaatgacttatagtcataaaaacaactgtaattgtttatgtaggtgtcagctacaatgcacaattaaattaaatgtttgatatttattaaaataaactgtaaatcatatgtaaattatgctactctttcacatgggctcaaacgcaaatttaaagctcaatagcatttgaggagaaagacttgaagtcataaaacaattgtaatgtgttcatttaggtgtcagctacaatgcacaccgtatacatttttaatatatattaaaataaagtataaatcatttaggtaaaaatgaggcccgtttataactttcaggcacattcctgtgaaagtttttttttttttttttcaggttcccttacgaaaattacccatggttttaacaataacaccacaaatcattgttcttgtagccatggtaactgcaaattaaccatggttttttggtacttcaaataataattaactaagtattaatatactgtaatctttttttttgttgttgttgctataaaaacagacctaagccatcaatagcctttaaaatgacttaaaatgcattatataaaaaaacaatgaggcaataatgattggttaataataacactgttacaatacataatgtaggcaaatacaaaataaacaatttacatgttattacaaacgccatgtgattgctgctgttacacttataggacaatcaaatccttgtttaggctactgaccaaacatttcattcaaatattcactaaatctttcaattttggacacctttttgctatagatgacacagcctttgtaatttcttcaacaaaaaacgtgcatatcacaacccttacaaaaataaactatggttttatcatagtaaaactgcttaatttccttttgcatgatttctgaatgcttgagactataaaataaattagagtcataataaagttatagccacaggtaaatgtcgagagctacaattgtgatttgtaaataatacaatttattcatttactttttatttgaataaagttcttttttcatccctatagtaggtgtttttttatcatcatatttgaggaaggggtgcacaacaatacaatcctgcttaaggcatccatttggccagcagcggccgtGAAGTTGTTGTTATACacatctctgggaatgtgtgctctactacacacacacacacactgaagcatgcgtggtgttttcagttcttcactatattaacacatgatgtaggctacacatgtgcacgtcagtgcgctatgagaggatttcaccatttcatttgataaaactatcgtcattcattcgtatcgtatgcacagactgacagaaacggcaatgtctttatgacaacctgtcaaaataaaatctcagtataacttgaagaaatttaaacagaactatagtactattgcacagtagagtatgctgtACTTCAAGTAGgcttaatagctaataataatagttaattaaaaatcacagaaactctggttacaacccaccaaaataaaagtttggtctaactcaaagaaattatgtaagaaattgcacagtaaaatatagcctactttaaaaaagacatacaaaaacattattttaaaggaatatcacacaagttttcatagaagttttaattcaagcttgccaaaacaataacacaatattttcaaaaaaaaaattctaaaagtacatttgtgtttgtgcctataatgcttatttatgtattattattttcatttaataaaacctatgcttcagggaccatattcatataacatctaagttAACATCTAAGTTAGATGGTGATTAATACTAAACagaagaaaatcagttgagtctccccagctggaaatgtcattggctgttaattgataacactgaaccttttacatgtcaatgcatactgtatgcattagtgagtgtggtggtgcttatggggtatggtcacttgttccttatatgaactgtttcaaatgcaagacattgattgcatgagattaagtttgtaaatgatagcctgtgtccttttgtagtgtgcacatatactatttatcatcaaactgtgataactgtgactaaattcagtatatatacgtctgccatatgttgccacccctcaaaaattcctgcccccttctcgccaccccatcaatatttttctagatccgcccctggtcTTAATGCATCCAGTGGACATAGCCACCTGACAAGTGACTGGTCTTTGTGTGAATCTCCACAAAACTGGAAAATTTACTGAATGTATAAGCAGTAGAATATTttagaaaggaacatttaaaagatgaagaattagggagaatcaaggagttatgaataatttattgttattgtgtgaataatatgtgaagatgttatcattaaaaaaataacttaatgtaatttaattgaattacaaGTAAGTTggtatctgattatgtaatccagattacatttgATCAATTACTATTAGTTCTGCATGTTGATTgcataaaatcacaataaaatgttataaaactaTGGCATAATTGATTTGTGTGTAAACAGCAGCCCCTGTTGTGAGAAAAAACTTGGTTGCAAGAAAAAATGGTTGCTTTTTAAATTTATGGGAAATGTAAGTTTAGAGTTTATTgctaaaattacaaaagcacacaaAGCATGATATTAATCTGTTTTAGACAACATCACTCAGCCTACATGATGTCTGTTACAGAGTTGTACTTGTTACCCTAACGTTACCCCTAACTCTAAAACAGCAAACCCCacacaaaatgaattttaaaaagtagctaatttaataatttaatatgttgTATAGTTTACATACTATggctattctttaaaaataaagtcttttattttgaagagtTTAGGTCAGATTTATTTGTACCCTTCTTCTTCTTATTCTAATGTTTATTGACGGCTGGCAGACCATCTTATTAGTGCATTATTTGTACCCTATTCATAGCAAGTGCCAGTTGTCAAAAATTCCCCGAAAATATTCATAGGAGAATGCAGAAGAAGAGCTTTAATTGGTACAAAGACCCAGTAACTGGACAAACAGTGGCAGCTATCTATATCCATCGTTCTAAGTATAAAgatgcaaaaataattatatatatatatatatatatatatatatatatatatatatatatatatatatatatatatatatatatatatatatatatatatatatatatatatatatatatatatatatatatatatactgcaaatGTGGACTTCCAGAAACTgtagagcatttaataatcaattGTATGGCATATGAAATGGAAAGAATtcaattaaaaactatttaatttctGTTGAACTTTGCAGAATATACTTAACAGTTCTAACAAAGGATATGAAGCTcttggttttgtcttgttttttgtttagtttttttgaaagcaacaacattatttctttctttttctttctcttttgcgGTCTCTTCTGATGTCACTGCCTCGCACTCCATCCCAGTATGTGGCGGACTATGCATCGAAGCTGGTTTGCCATCCGCCGCTAAACGTCAGAGAAGAAGAGCTGGACGCGGACGCGCATCGAGCGGAAGTGGTTTTTTTCTCGCTCCTCGTGTTGCTCCTCCTTTCCGCCTGCTCGAGTGCGCCATTCACACACACGCTGCGAAGGTAACGATGAAAAACACGTATTAAAGCGTTTATATCCCTTCCACCCTCATCAAAGTACACACATCTGGTTGTTAACATACTTATATTGACGTTTTAGCCCATATGTGTCATATATGGCTTGTCAAAATGATGAATTTATACGTTGTCCGCGAGTCTACGGGATCTTTAGAAGCGAGCATGAGTGAATCCTCACCTCGGTTCTGTGACACTTTTGTTTCTATTCCTCAAATAATGGAAGAATTGATAGAATcgctgtttttaatgtgtttgtagtGTATTTGGGATGTAAATAGTTCGTGGTCGTTTAATGTTTTCAACATGAGGACAGGTCGCGgtaatcctttttttattatttggcaaTATCGTAttctttatgcattttattactttaaaaatattgatttttcaATGATTGAAGTGTtttcatatgaaaaataatttagaaactcttgtttttatttaatatcagaATTTGTACCCctatttgtttagttattttggcCATACATCtgtaagatttgttttgttttttggacacCCTTGTGTAACATAAACTGATATTCTTTTCATTTGGTTTTGAAGATGGCTGAAGATTGGGAGGCAGTACCAGCTGTAGCTGAAACACCAGAGATCAAACTCTTTGGCAAGTGGagcacagatgatgtgcagaTCAACGACATCTCCCTGCAGGtgagttccacacattcatttacaGCTTTTCTCAAAATTGCCTTTTATTTGCCCTTTAGCCCTTATATATGAAAGTCTATTCTTTCCTCCCCAAATAGAAGTtacattttttatgcaaaatatagaAACATATGCTAGAAagtttgcatatgtttttttaattcatatttgatatattttaggtgtatagaatataattaaatatactttatttatttccaaCTCTCTATATATTCATGTgccttttataaatataatacagttctattttttttattgcggTGAACTAAAAGAAATCAAGAGATGTGCAGTAACATTCATCAAAAGTCTGTTATATCATATTTGATACGTTTAATGTTTAAGTTCTGTAATCAAATGTCAGTTCTGTAAATGttcatattcaaatattaataggAAAGTTGAGTTTGCTTAAAATCATTGAAGATTTCATGCCAAGTCTTTGTGGGAGGTGTTTTTAGAATTATATTAAAAGATCTTTTGCTCACTATAATCGGATAAACTATTAATCAGACAGCAGATGGCTTGAAGTAGATTTTTCAGTAACATTTTTGATCATATTTGGAGGCTGTAGAAATTCATGTATCTGGTACAATAGAACAGAGTTGAGCAGGTCAACACgtgtctctctctttcctcaGGATTACATTGCCGTGAAGGAGAAATATGCCAAATACCTCCCTCATTCCAGCGGCAGATACGCAGCCAAGCGTTTCCGTAAGGCTCAGTGTCCCATTGTGGAGCGCGTCACTAACTCCATGATGATGCACGGACGCAACAACGGCAAGAAACTGCTGACTGTCCGCATCGTCAAACATGCCTTTGAGATCATCCATCTGCTCACTGGCGAGGTGAGGCCACAGTTCTCCACAGATTTGGCTTAAATGTATAGTAGAATGTGAAAGTATAACTATAACAATTTATCAAGCTACTTCTAAGATGTCTTTCTAAATTGtagacaatgtttattttttttccccagaatcCTCTGCAGATCCTAGTGAACGCCATCATCAACAGCGGCCCTCGTGAGGACTCCACTCGTATCGGACGTGCTGGAACCGTGAGGAGACAGGCTGTTGATGTGTCACCTCTGCGCAGGGTTAACCAGGTCTGCTAAAACAAAGCCCAGATAGATATttgtttttaccttttatttttggGGGTAAAGAATGCAAATAAGTTCACAGTGAGACCAGAAACATGGCATTAAGAAAGTCCATGTTATAGTCTTCTGTGAGGCACTTGTCTTATGTTAGGATGCTTGTAGTATCCCAGGACACTCTCTAAAGCTTCTTCAGACTTGGGTGGCCATTCACAGAAAATGTAGAGCATAGACATGGCATGTGGAGATATGGTCTTATGTGAAAGTGGTCACTTACTGTGTGTGTTGATTGTAGGCCATCTGGCTGCTTTGCACTGGAGCAAGAGAAGCTGCTTTCAGGAACATCAAGACTATTGCCGAGTGTCTTGCTGATGAGCTCATCAACGCGGCCAAGGTGAGAGAAACCATCTGATTGGAGAGTTTTACTTGTACTATATCGTCAGCACTTTCAGGGCATCTATAGTAAATAGTTGATTTCtatttcagagtttttttttctttcttttgcaggGTTCCTCCAACTCTTATGCCATCAAGAAGAAGGATGAGCTGGAGAGAGTGGCCAAGTCTAACCGTTAATCTCCATTTTGTTTCAATTTTGACTACAATAAAGGAAGAGTGAAAACTATTCTTGCcctgtgttaatttttttataaccACTGTGTGTTTTGCATCAGGTATTGTGCATAAACATAAGTGTAAATTGTGGCGTTTCTAcaaattagattttctttttggCTAATCTACCTCAGAAAAGACACTTTTTTTGTGTCCGAAAGTAATATCTAAATCTAGTCAATGCTCAAGGCTATTTCAGCAGTTGTGTGGTCAAAAATGACAACTCTGTCTGTTTCCTATTTTAAGTGTGTTTCTGTGCACTGTTCAGAGAACCATTTGTGCCTTGTTTTTCTTTAAGCTGCCTTGAGGAATCGAagcgtgaattttttttttttggaacattaacatctactgtatttttcggactataagtcgcacctaagtataagttgcatcagtccaaaaatatgtcatgagtaaaaaaaatatattagttgcactggactataagtcgcatttatttaagaaccaagagaaaacattaccgtctacagccgcgagagggcgctctatgttttcagtgtagactacaggagcactgagcagcatagagcgccctcccgcggctgtagacggcaatgttttctcttggttaatttctctcggttcatgttaaattaattttgcacctgactataagtgcaggaccagccaaactatgaaaaaaaaaactacatcttGTCCACTTGTATGGTTATGAAATGGGGTGTAATAGGGCTTTCAAAGACCTCTGCCAATGATGTTTGACCTCAGAGCCGCTTCAACAAACTGCTCAAGcctgaattaaattatataatagatAATATACTTTTATATCTGATTTGAGGGTCAGATCagtgataaaacattgatcagtTAATCTACAAACTGGACCGTTCTGAACTGTAAATGAATTGTGCTGATTAATTTAGTGGAGACCAAGAAAATCTAAACAtctttcaaacttttaaatgcttTCTCCTCTTTAGTCTTTTCCCATCTAGTGAAAAATAAGTTATAGCTGTcattatattttcacatttattttgttgtaaaagtttaacagtaaaaaaaaagtgaagttcaGTTCTACATGTGTTCCACTTACATGAAGTGAATATATAACTGACATATATCTCTCTCTATATTGTGTATCATCCACTAATGTGCtattatattgaataatatacgacatttttttaactgttctcTTGTAGTTCCTCTGTTCTGTTGTACATGTGTATTTCCTTCCATCTCACCAATGGACATGTCTCAAGATCCCTACCAGGTGTCCACTGGGTCAGCTCTGTCTTTCTAACAAAGCAGTAGGACAGcggtatatgtaaatgtaaaattatctTTCACTCTGTAACAGATGAGTGTAAATTTCCCTGTGCTTGATTTAAATTCGGGCATTGAGAACTTCAAATATCATGATCATACTTGAAGAGCATAATCTTTATTCAAACCTTTGTTCATCACTGTGCATTACTGAAATGAGCATGAAAGCTTTGTGAAGATAATATATTGCCAGAACTGATGATTATGCAACTGCGGATACAAGTGattattaatgaaaatacaggagactgtgtttttaaattctgtgcaagtcattttgtgtaattttcttTGAACAGGGGCATCTAAGGGCATCTTGTATGAGAAGAATTGCATTCTCCCTGCCTCGTGTGGACTAACAAGACAGAAGTTTGCCATAGGTTTAAACTTCACTTCCATCAATGACTGTGATACTAGATTCATCTCCAGAAGTCCTGCTCTCATCTGGTCCAGCACCCTGCTCTCACTTCTCCTGACACTGTTTTATTCACAGAAAGCTTAACTAATGGACTCCATTACAAAAGATCAGGCAAAAtgtaaatgaagtaaaataaagaaatataaatgtattaattttacctcaaaataaattgtaattataataattgatatgtgaattaatttattatttttctttgtcttaaGTGTTTTTATCAGCATTTATTCATGCTTTTGCAGTCAGTCTCAGGCATAGACATTTGTCCTGTGGTAGAggacattatatattatattttttttcaaatgtcaaaaatcGCTTTAAGTCtaaatgtacagtgtttttacACAGTGAAATATTTCTGAAGACAGTATTTTACAAGAACCAGAAAGAAGAGCTGTgagtataaatgaaaataaagaggATGAGGGAAACCGTGAGGTAAATCAATAACTTAGGCCTATAATTGTTTTACATCTAAAGTGCCTATTGCGTTAGTAACTCAGTTATGTGGCCATTGTGTTTAGTTTGAGATTTTTCTGAGTGTATTTGTTCAACAAGGACAAATTGGAATAAGTTACTATGACAGTCATGATTATTCTCTGTATTTTATGCCGGACACGATGGACAACAGCGACCTCCACCTGCTAGACAGAGGTACTGCACCTCAAATCTCTCTCAGACTGCATAGATCAGTCGATGTAGTTCATTTCCATCATCTCTtaattctcttttt
This DNA window, taken from Carassius auratus strain Wakin unplaced genomic scaffold, ASM336829v1 scaf_tig00031797, whole genome shotgun sequence, encodes the following:
- the LOC113080610 gene encoding 40S ribosomal protein S5, coding for MAEDWEAVPAVAETPEIKLFGKWSTDDVQINDISLQDYIAVKEKYAKYLPHSSGRYAAKRFRKAQCPIVERVTNSMMMHGRNNGKKLLTVRIVKHAFEIIHLLTGENPLQILVNAIINSGPREDSTRIGRAGTVRRQAVDVSPLRRVNQAIWLLCTGAREAAFRNIKTIAECLADELINAAKGSSNSYAIKKKDELERVAKSNR